The following DNA comes from Rhodopseudomonas boonkerdii.
CTTCATTCGTCCCGATTACCTCCTGACGCGGTGCCGTTCGGCGCCTGTCCGTCAATGGAAGCGCGTTGGATGCAGGTCGAGCGGATTTTGAGGGAATATGGTCAGTTTCTCCGGCCGATGGCCGAGGCGCCGCGCGACGGGCGACGAATCCTCGGTCGCGCCGCGCAGAGCCAGCGCATGATCTCCTGTTACTGGGAGTTGCATCCGGCAGGGCTGATCGGCCCGAACTGGGTAGAGGAGCGGGACAGCACGGTCGGCTACGTCGATCGTTTTTTCGACGGCTGGATCCGGCTGTCCGACTTCCGTTTGCTGGATGCCAACGCGATCAACCGCCTGCTGGTCGCCTATATCGACGATGCCAGGGCCGTGGATGATCGCGATGCCCTGAGCGTATTGGAGATGACGGGCGATCGTCGGGGCCTGGAGACCGGTTAAAGCGCTCAGACTGCCGCCGGCTCCAGCGATGCAAGGGGCAATTCGTTCGCGCGCGATCGGGTCAGCTGCAGGAACGCCGTCATGGCGCTGGACACGAAGCCATCGTGGCGGCGGACAAACAGTGTTGCGACATGACCTGCGTTAGATGGAAGTTCATGAACGGCGATCCGGCCTGCCTGCCAGGCCGGCTCGACGATCCCCTTGGGGAGCAGTGTCACGCCGATGCCTGCGGAAACACAGCTGATGATGGCTTCCAACGAGCCGAATTCCAGAGGCTTGGCCGTGATCACCCCCATGTCCGCGAGCAGGCTGTCGAGCCGCTGGCGATAGGAGCAGCCGGCCTGGAAGACGATGGTCTTGAGGTCGGCGATAGCCTTGAGCCCGTCGAGGCCGCGAAACTGGCGCGACGTGACGAGCACCAGCTCCTCGGTGAAGACGGTCTCTTGGTGCAGGTCCGGATGGGTCACCGGCCCAGCGACGAAGGCGCCCTCGAGGCGGCAGTTGATGACGTCATCAAGCAATTTGCGCGTGGTCCCGGTGGTGACGGCCAGCCGAACCTCGGGATAGGTCCTGGCGAATTGCGTCAGGAGAGGCGACAGGCGCAATGCCGTCGTCGTTTCCAGGCTGCCGAGATGCAGGCTGCCGTGCGGCGCGCCGTCATCCCTGGCTGCAGTTCGCACATCCGCGAGCAGTTTTGTCAGTCGGGCGACAAGGGGCAGAATTCTGCGACCCGATGGCGTCGTCGAAACGCCCCGCGCATGCCGATGAAACAGGCTGACCCCAAGCTCGTCCTCAAGCGCGCGAATACGGGCGGTGACATTGGACTGGACCGTGTTCAGCTCGGCGGCGGCCCGGTTCATGCTGCCGTGTCGGGACACGGCCTCAAAAATCACGAGATCCGACACATCCATCGCGTATTCCTTTTCAAGATAGCTTGATGCTTGACGAAGCCCGGGTAGCGAGGACGGAAACCTGCTCAATACCCGGCAGCACACTGATTTCCTTGGCACATCCCCGCGTATGTCTGGTCTCTGCTATCTCAAGAGCAGATACCCTTATCGCGTCTAATCGCTTTTTGAGATATATTCTAGGGCCTAACATCTCCAAAACCTATAGGTCTGGAGATCGCGTCATGTCAGGTGCCCGAAGCGAAGCACGCGGGACGTCAACCCATCGCTATCCCGATATGGCCTGGCGCCCCGTTCTATCGGCGTTCTGCGCCAGCCTGATCGGGATCGGATTGGCCCGTTTCGCCTATACTCCTCTACTGCCTGCCATCGTCAGCGCCCATTGGTTCGATGCCTCGACGGCTGCCTATCTCGGCGCCGCGAATCTGGCGGGCTATCTGGCTGGCGCCTTGCTGGGGCGTCGCCTCGCCGTCCGTTGGTCGGTGGTGACCGTCCTGCGGGTAATGATGTTGCTTGCGACGGCCGCCTTTTTTGCTTGTGCCGAGCCGTTGTCATTCGTCTGGTATTTCGGCTGGCGATTTGCCGCCGGACTCGCGGGCGGAGGGCTGATGGTGCTGGCAGCGCCGACTGTGCTGGCACATGTGCCAGGGCCGCGTCGTGGTCTCGCCGGCGGCGTCATCTTCATGGGCGTCGGCGCCGGCGTTGCGGCATCGGGAACGCTCGTCCCCCTGTTGCTGCAGGGTGGTGTCGCCCAGACCTGGATCGGTCTCGGCCTGCTGTCGGCGCTGCTGACGGCCCTGGCCTGGGGAGGCTGGCCGCATGAGAAGGCCGACGCATCGACGCCGATCGACAACGCGCCGGCAGCGGCGGGCCGCGCGCGTTCAATCACGTTGGGCGCTCTTTACGGCGAATACGCCCTGAATGCCGCGGGCTGGGTGCCGCATATGATCTTCCTCGTGGATTATGTCGCACGCGGACTGCATCAGGGCGTCGAGGTCGGTGCCGAATTCTGGGTGCTGTTCGGGATCGGTGCGACCTTGGGACCGGTGGTGGCCGGTCATCTCGCCGACCGCGCCAGCTTTGGCGCGGCGTTGCGCTTGGCGTTCTTCATCGAGGCCATCGCCGTTGCGCTGCCCGTATTCGACCTCGGCCGAGCAGGTCTGGTCGTCTCAAGCGTCATCGTTGGTGCGTTCGTCACCGGCACCGTGCCGCTTGTGCTCGGCCGCATCGGCGAATTGCTGCCGCATCAGCCCGCACGGCAAAAGGCCGCCTGGAGTACGGCGACCGTTGCCTTCGCGATCTTTCAGGCTGCGGCGGCCTACGGACTGTCATTCATGTTCGAGTACAGCGGCGGCGACTACCGGATGCTGTTCGTCCTCGGCGCCTGCGCGATCGCTGCGGCGTTGGCGCTCGACTTGGTGACCGCGGTGTTCACAGCGCGACGTGTGCAGTGACCTTCCTCCTGACGAATGGCAAAAGCTTGTCGCGGACAAGCTGCGCCCGACCCGTCACGGCTCAGCCTCTGCGATCGGACGAGGCCGGTTCTCTCAATGATTTCTGCGGTGCTCGTGAAAAGATGGTGCTGCCAGACAGGATTGAACTGTCGACCTCTCCATTACCAATGGAGTGCTCTACCACTGAGCTACGGCAGCATGCTGGTTGCGGGAATCGACGCCGAAGCGGCCCGCCAAGCGAGGCGTTCTCTGCCACACACTCACCCGGGGTGCAAGCGCGGGACTGCCTCTGGCGGCATCATTATGAAGGATTTGTACGGGATCGCCCCGGTGTCGTTGGTTCCGCTGCCGGCTTTGACGGCAGACCGCGCAAATGAACGTGTTTCGTTCCCGCCGTCGCCGGATGTTAGAAGGATGGTCAGATACCTGAATTCCAAGCCGTTCTGACAGCACTTTCATGGCCGACCGTCCGCCCCACAGCCCGAATGACCGCGAACTGGCCCGGCAGGTACGTCTGCGCCAGGCGTTGCGGGACAATCTGAAAAAGCGCAAGTCGCAGTTGCGCGGGCGTGCCGACCTTGCCGCGGCGGCGGCAGGGGTGGCACACCCCGATACTGGAGCTGACAACCGTTCAGGACAGGATGATCCTGATCGGGAATAGTCGGTGACTTTCAGCGCGCAAGTGAGATTCCATGGACCCGAAAAACATCCCTGAGCACAAAAAGGCGGCGATGCTGACGCCGCGTTACGACCAGACCTTTCCCTCGCTCGCGGCTGTGGAGATCGAGCGGATGCGTCGGTTCGGCGAGGTCGTGCATTACAAGGATGGCGACATGCTGTTCGAGACGGGCAAGCCCGGTCCCGGCATGTTCGTGGTGCTGTCCGGCCATGTCTGCGTCACCCAGCGCGATGGCTTTGGTCGTGTGTCGCCGGTGGCGGATCAATGCGCCGGGCAGTTTCTCGCCGAGATCGGCCAATTGTCCGGCCGGGCGGCGCTGGTGGATGGCCGCGCCGAGGGCGATGTCGAGACCCTGCTGATCCCGCCGGAGCGGCTGCGGGCGCTGCTGGTGGCCGAAGCCGATCTCGGCGAGCGCATCATGCGTGCGCTGATCCTGCGTCGGGTAAACCTGCTGCAGGGCGGCGTCGGCGGGCCGGCGCTGATCGGCTCGCCGATGGCCAGCGATGTGGTGCGGCTGCAAGGCTTTCTCACCCGCAACGGCTATCCCTACCATCTGCTCGATCCGCAACTGGATACGGATGCCGCCGATGTGGTGGCGCGCTACGCGCCGTCGCCACACGAGTTGCCGCTGGTCGTGGTGCCGGACGGCACGGTGCTGAAGAATCCGTCGCTGTCCGAACTGGCGCATGCCATGGGCATGATTCGCCATATCGAGAAGGGCAAGGTCTATGACGTCGCCATCGTCGGCAGCGGTCCGGCGGGCCTCTCGACTGCAGTGTATGGCGCGTCCGAGGGCCTCTCGATTGCCGTTTGCGACTCGCGCGCCTTTGGTGGCCAGGCTGGCGCCAGCGCACGGATCGAGAATTATCTCGGTTTCCCCACTGGCATTTCCGGCCATGCGCTGACCGCGCGGGCGTTCAATCAGGCGCAGAAATTCGGCGCCGAGATGATGATCCCCGTGACGGTGGGGCAGCTCGATTGCTCGCGACACGATGGCTTGTTCGGTCTCGCGCTGGATGATGGCGACGTGCTGAAGGCGCGCGCCATCGTGATCGCGTCGGGCGCGCGTTATCGACGGCCGCAGATCGACCGCCTTGCCGATTTCGAGGGCCGCGGCGTCTGGTACTGGGCCTCGCCGATCGAGGGCCGGCTGTGCAGGGAGCAGGAGGTGATCCTGGTCGGCGGCGGCAATTCGGCCGGACAGGCGGCGGTGTTTCTGGCGTCGCAGGCCGTCAAGGTGCGCATGGTAATCCGCGGCGGTGGGCTTGCCGCGTCGATGTCGCGTTATTTGATCGATCGCATCGAATCGACGGCGAATATCGAACTCGTCTTCAACACCGAGGTTGTCGCGCTGGATGGCGATGCGGAAGCAGGCCTGTCGCGGGTCACGACGCGAAGCCGCCTGTCAGGCGAGAACGAGACGTTCGATATCCGCAATCTCTTTCTGTTCGTCGGTGCCGATCCGGCCACCGACTGGCTGGCCGATTGCGGTGTGGTACTCGATCGCGGCGGCTTCGTCGTCACCGGCGTGCCGGTCAACGGCCGCGCTGTGCAGGCGCTGGAGACATCCGTGCCCGGCGTTTTTGCGGTGGGTGATGTCCGGTCCGGCTCTGTCAAGCGCGTCGGCGGCGCCATCGGCGAGGGCGCGCAGGTGGTGGCGGCGTTGCATGGCTTTCTCGGCGACAGCGCGCGGCCGACTTTGTAGGAGGAACAGGCGATGGCGATCCGTTGCACCCATGTCTCCGGTATCCGCACAGTAACGCCAAGCGCGCTCGGCTGCGAGGAATGTCTCAAGATCGGCAGTCCGTGGCTGCATCTGCGCATCTGCCGGACCTGCGGCCATGTCGGCTGCTGCGATCAGTCGCCGAACCAGCATGCGACCAGGCATTTTCACGCGACGAGGCACCCGATCATCGAGGGCTATGATCCGCCGGAAGGCTGGGGCTGGTGTTACGTGGACGAGGTGATGTTCGACCTGTCGGATCGGATGACGCCGCATAGCGGACCGATCCCCCGTTATTATTGAACACGGCATCCGCAAGTCGCCCAGCCGTTGCCAAATACATGCATCGCACCCTAAGTTAGATCGACTCTAGAGCAGGAGCGCATCATGACTTTGGGATTGAGCGTTGCCGTGGTTACGTTGATTCATGTCGTTATCAGCCTGATCGGAATCGTTACCGGCCTTGTCGCCATGGTCGGTCTGTTGAGGTCTCGGCCGATGCCGGGCTGGACCGGCATTTTTCTACTGACCACGATCCTTACCAGCGTGACCGGGTTCATGTTTCCCGTCGACAAGTTGCTGCCGTCCCATGTGATCGGCATCATCTCGCTGGTGCTGCTGGCGATCGCCTGCCTGGCGCTTTATGGACAGAAGCTCCAGGGACATTGGCGCTGGATCTATGTGGTCACGGCGATGACCTCGCTCTATCTGAATGTCTTTGTGCTGGTGATCCA
Coding sequences within:
- a CDS encoding LysR family transcriptional regulator, with protein sequence MDVSDLVIFEAVSRHGSMNRAAAELNTVQSNVTARIRALEDELGVSLFHRHARGVSTTPSGRRILPLVARLTKLLADVRTAARDDGAPHGSLHLGSLETTTALRLSPLLTQFARTYPEVRLAVTTGTTRKLLDDVINCRLEGAFVAGPVTHPDLHQETVFTEELVLVTSRQFRGLDGLKAIADLKTIVFQAGCSYRQRLDSLLADMGVITAKPLEFGSLEAIISCVSAGIGVTLLPKGIVEPAWQAGRIAVHELPSNAGHVATLFVRRHDGFVSSAMTAFLQLTRSRANELPLASLEPAAV
- a CDS encoding YbfB/YjiJ family MFS transporter, which translates into the protein MSGARSEARGTSTHRYPDMAWRPVLSAFCASLIGIGLARFAYTPLLPAIVSAHWFDASTAAYLGAANLAGYLAGALLGRRLAVRWSVVTVLRVMMLLATAAFFACAEPLSFVWYFGWRFAAGLAGGGLMVLAAPTVLAHVPGPRRGLAGGVIFMGVGAGVAASGTLVPLLLQGGVAQTWIGLGLLSALLTALAWGGWPHEKADASTPIDNAPAAAGRARSITLGALYGEYALNAAGWVPHMIFLVDYVARGLHQGVEVGAEFWVLFGIGATLGPVVAGHLADRASFGAALRLAFFIEAIAVALPVFDLGRAGLVVSSVIVGAFVTGTVPLVLGRIGELLPHQPARQKAAWSTATVAFAIFQAAAAYGLSFMFEYSGGDYRMLFVLGACAIAAALALDLVTAVFTARRVQ
- a CDS encoding FAD-dependent oxidoreductase; the encoded protein is MDPKNIPEHKKAAMLTPRYDQTFPSLAAVEIERMRRFGEVVHYKDGDMLFETGKPGPGMFVVLSGHVCVTQRDGFGRVSPVADQCAGQFLAEIGQLSGRAALVDGRAEGDVETLLIPPERLRALLVAEADLGERIMRALILRRVNLLQGGVGGPALIGSPMASDVVRLQGFLTRNGYPYHLLDPQLDTDAADVVARYAPSPHELPLVVVPDGTVLKNPSLSELAHAMGMIRHIEKGKVYDVAIVGSGPAGLSTAVYGASEGLSIAVCDSRAFGGQAGASARIENYLGFPTGISGHALTARAFNQAQKFGAEMMIPVTVGQLDCSRHDGLFGLALDDGDVLKARAIVIASGARYRRPQIDRLADFEGRGVWYWASPIEGRLCREQEVILVGGGNSAGQAAVFLASQAVKVRMVIRGGGLAASMSRYLIDRIESTANIELVFNTEVVALDGDAEAGLSRVTTRSRLSGENETFDIRNLFLFVGADPATDWLADCGVVLDRGGFVVTGVPVNGRAVQALETSVPGVFAVGDVRSGSVKRVGGAIGEGAQVVAALHGFLGDSARPTL
- a CDS encoding UBP-type zinc finger domain-containing protein gives rise to the protein MAIRCTHVSGIRTVTPSALGCEECLKIGSPWLHLRICRTCGHVGCCDQSPNQHATRHFHATRHPIIEGYDPPEGWGWCYVDEVMFDLSDRMTPHSGPIPRYY